The Methyloprofundus sedimenti genome contains the following window.
CATCCACGCACTCCATCATGCGCTTCATAATCAACCCCTCTTTATCTTTAGCCAACAAAGCATCCCAATGCCGACCCCAGATAACTTTTATAACATTCCATCCAGCGCCACGAAAACTGCCTTCTAATTCCTGGATAATTTTACCATTACCGCGTACAGGACCATCAAGACGCTGCAAGTTACAGTTAACCACAAAAATAAGATTGTCCAGATTTTCACGACCCGCCATAGTAATAGCGCCTAGTGTTTCCGGTTCATCCGTCTCGCCATCACCGAGGAAAGCCCAGACTTTGCGACCTTCAGTCATAGCCAGGCCCCGACTTTGCATATAGCGCATAAAGCGAGCCTGGTAAATCGCCATGATTGGACCAAGTCCCATAGATACCGTAGGAAATTGCCAGAAATCAGGCATTAACCAGGGGTGCGGATAAGAAGAAAGACCATTGCCCCCTACTTCTTGACGAAACTGGTCCATCTTTTCATCGGAAAAACGTCCTAATAGATAAGCCCGCGCATAATCACCAGGACAAGAATGTCCTTGTACAAAAACCAAATCAGCACCCTTTTCTTCAGTTGCTGCATGCCAGAAATGGTTATGCCCAACATCATACAAGGTCGCCGCTGACGCAAAGCTGGCAATGTGCCCACCAACATTGGTTTTTTTATTGGCTCGTAAGACCATCATCATGGCATTCCAGCGCACATAAGCGCGGATTTTACGCTCAATCGTGGTCATGCCCGGGTATTTGGGTTGTTGTTCAACAGGTATGGTATTGATATAAGCAGTATTGGCACTAAAAGGAATAGCCGCTCCTGATTGTCTTGCCATTTCGACCAGTTGACCAATTATAAACTGGACACGTTCATTACCATCTTGCTCCTGAATAGCGATTAATGCTTCAAGCCATTCTTTTGTTTCTTCCGGATCTATATCAAGTTGATCTAACATATTGGCATTTAAACCATTACTCATCCCATACTCCTGCGATTTTTTTGTGTTGTGCCGTACACAGCACGATAAAAACTATGTTACTTCCAGTTCCCGCGCTGTGCATGGGAACCAGAAATCAATGAACTACCTTTTTGCATTAGCAACCGCTTCTTTAGCAAGTGCAGTTACTTTATCCCAATCTTTATTCTTGACAGCATCTGCTGGAACTAGCCAGGATCCACCCACACATGCAACATTTTTAAGCACCAGGTAATTATTATAATTACTTGGCGAAATCCCGCCAGTAGGACAAAAAGTAATTTGTGGAAGGGGGCCGGCAATCCCTTTTAGCATGGGAATACCACCCGCCGCTTCTGCTGGAAAGAATTTAAAATGATCCAGACCATATTCCATGCCTAGCATTAGCTCAGAAACCGTGGCAATCCCCGGAATCAAAGCAATAGAACTATGATTAGCCGCAGCTAAAAGCCTGGGGGTCAAACCCGGGCTAATAGCAAACACAGCACCCGCATCAGCAACTGCTTGTAATTGCTCTGGTGTGGTAATAGTCCCCGCACCCACAAAAGCACCTTCAACTTCCTGACTAATGGCTTTAATGGAATCCATTGCCGCCGCTGTGCGCAAAGTGATTTCCAGTACTTTAATACCACCAGCCATTAAAGCTCTAGCCAAAGGCACTGCATCTGCAGCATCCTGAATAACCATTACCGGCATAACAGGTGAAGCATTTAAAATTTCAGAGGGATAAACTTTCCAGTTATTTATTGTCATATTACTTTTTTATTGTTTTAAAAGTAGAGCATAGCTTCACGCACGCCAGTTGCCAAACAGCTTGATAAAGGCGGGCTAAAGCCCATACAATCAACCTATTCGAGGTAGCTTATTGTTTTAGGCATTAAACCCGGTCAACTCGACAAAAAAGATTATCTTCATCAAATAAATTGGTTGCACCAGTTTCAGCGGATGAAGCTCCCACCCGGAATGCACCAAACATTTCCCTACCCATGCCCCAATGATGTTCCTGTGCACTGTTTGGCTCAGCCTGACGTGCTGCAAACTCCGCAGCATCGACTAATGCATTCACCTCACCCGTTTGGGTATTCAAGTTAATCACATCACCAGTACGTACTTTAGTTAATGGGCCGCCATCTTCACATTCAGGACACATATGAATTGCAGAAGGAACTTTCCCGGATGCACCCGACATGCGACCATCTGTAACAATGGCAACTTTAAACCCTCTATCCTGTAGAGAGCCTAATAACGGTGTCAATTTATGTAACTCCGGCATACCATTCGATTTCGGCCCCTGATAACGCAGCACAATAATAAAATCACGCTCCAGTTCGCCTCGATGAAATGCGGCAAGCACCTCATCCTGATCATCAAACACCATAGCAGGTGCCTGAACCACTTGATGATCCTCGGATACCGCAGAAACCTTAGAAATACCGCGGCCCAGATTACCATGCATCACATGCAAACCACCGCCTACAGCAAAAGGCTTCTCAAGCGATCCGATTACTTCTGGATCTAATGACGCTTCTGGCCCTTTCTGCCAAACCAGCTTTCCGTCGATTAGTTTAGGCTCCTGAGAATAATCAGCCATGCCACGATTATTAGCAACTGTTAGAACGTCCTCATGCAAGTAGCCGCCTCTTAATAACTCAGTAATCAGCACACTCATGCCACCTGCAGCCTGAAAGTGATTAATATCGGCCGGGCCATTCGGATATACCCGTGTCAATAATGGTACTGCGCGAGATAATTCATCAAAATCATCCCAGTTAACTTCAATACCTGCCGCACGTGCAATCGCAACAATGTGCATCGTGTGATTAGTTGAACCACCTGTAGCCAATAATCCAACAATGGCATTTACAATCGCTTTTTCATCAATAACACGACCTAAGGGGCGATAATCATCACCCAGTGCGGTAAATTTTAAAACTTGTTCAGCAGCAGCTTTAGTCAGCTCATCCCGTAGTGGAGTATACGGATTAATAAATGAACTACCCGGAAGATGTAGCCCCATAATCTCAACCATCATCTGATTACTATTTGCCGTACCATAAAAAGTACAGGTACCCGGGCTATGATAGGATTTAGATTCCGACTCTAATAACTCTTTACGACCAATTTTGCCTTCGGCATATTTCTGCCTGGTGCGTGCTTTTTCTTTATTAGTAATACCACTGGTCATAGGGCCTGAGGGTATAAACACCGCCGGCAAATGCCCAAAACTCAAGGCACCTAGTAACAAGCCCGGGACAATCTTGTCACAAACGCCTAGATACAGACCGCCATCAAACATATTATGACTCAAGCTAATCGCGGTAGACATGGCAATCACATCACGACTAAACAGAGATAACTCCATACCAGGCTGCCCTTGTGTCACACCATCACACATCGCAGGAACGCCGCCCGCAAACTGAGCAACACCACCTGCTGCCTTTATCGCAGCTTTAATCAACACAGGTGAATCTTTATAAGGTTCATGTGCTGATAACATATCATTATAAGAAGAGATAATTGCAATATTTGCTTTCTTATCACTGGCTAAATCAGCCTTATCTCCCGTGCTGCACGCTGCAAAGCCATGTGCCAGATTACCACAAGCCAGAGTTGAGCGGTGCGGCCCTTGCTCAGCCGCTTTATCAATATGTTTTAAATAAAGAGTGCGCACCACATGACTACGTTCAATGATTTTTTGAGTGACCTCTTCGACTACTGAATGCATACAGTTTTTTCCTCTTAAGTTACGTAAAGTAACAAATAAACAGTTTATCTAATTTAAAGCTGCATTATACAGAAACACTTTAACAACAAAAGCCACAGCAACAGAAAGAGCAGACTTTAATCTGCTAAAGTAGCGGTATATTAAAGACACCCTACAAAACACACACAAGCATAATTTTTGTATTTATGTGTATTTGCAAACGACTGCTCGCTCTATACCAAAGCCCTTGCTTTTAAAAAGGCCTGTTCAGATAAAGCGCTCCAATGAGAAACCTGCGTTCTAAACTGATTAAATGAAGTATAAATCTTCTTAGCCATAGGATCTTTATTAGCCAACTCGAGCACCACTTCTTCAGAAAGCTGTTTTAATTTCCGTAACACATCATCAGGCAAAGCCTTTAGCTGAACCCCATGTTTATTGACCAAAGTTTCCAAAGCCTGATTATTGCGCGCGGTATAATCGGAAAGCATATCCATATTCACAGCTTTACAAGCCGCCGTCACAATACTTTGTAAATCAGCTGGCAACTCATTAAAAGCCTGTTTATTAATGATCGCTTCCAATGTAGAACCTGGCTCATGCCAGCCAGGGTAATAATAATATTTCGCCACTTTATAAAAGCCAAACGCCAAATCATTATAAGGCCCAACCCACTCAGTAGCATCAAGCGCACCTGACTGCAGGGATGTAAACAGCTCTCCCCCCGGAATATTAACTGTCGTACCTCCAGCCCTGCGCAACACTTCCCCGCCTAACCCAGGGATACGCATTTTTAAACCTTTCAAATCATCAACCGTTTTAATTTCCCGGTTAAACCAGCCCGCCATTTGCACACCTGTATTTCCTGCAGCGAGTGGAATTAAATTAAACGGCGCATATAACTCGCGCCACAATTCCATACCGCCACCATAATATAGCCAGGCATTCATTTCCTGTGCAGTTAAGCCAAACGGAACTGAAGAAAAAAACTGCGTCGCTTCATTTTTCCCCTTCCAGTAATAAGCACCAGAATGTCCCATTTGTGCAGTTCCTTTGGAAACGGCATCAAACACTTCAAAGGCTGGCACTAATTCATTTGCGCCATAGACTTTCACCTTAATACGGCCGCCGCTCATCTCATTTATCAATTGTGCCAGTAAATTCGCCCCCACACCCAGGCCAGGAAAATTTTTCGGCCATGCAGTAACCATTTTCCATTTAAATTTAGCTTGCGCATGAGCTACACCAGGTACCAGTACAGAACTACCTGCCACTAAAGCACCAACACTGGCCTTATTAATAAAATCACGTCTTTTCATATTAAATTACCTAATTATCAATTAAGCATTATTCTACCTGAATCATAGCGTTTTATACATCGTCAGAGTTATCGCTTATAATTACAGTCGATTGTATTATTTATAAACTAAACTTTAAATAACATCAAAGGACTTTTACCTACCAGGCTAATACAGACTGTATTAGCCCCAAATTTTTACTAAACAAGAGATTTACAATGAAAAAATTAACCAGCATTATTTTAGCGGCTGCACTCACTACAGGCTGCGTAATTGATCCCTATACTGGCGAAGAAAAAGTATCCAACACAGCCTGGGGAACGGGTATAGGTGCTGGTGCTGGAGCAGCAACTGGCGCGGCTATTGGCGCTATTGCCGGTGGCGGAAAAGGTGCTGCACTTGGCGCCGGTATCGGTGCTGGCGTAGGGGCCGCAACTGGCGCTGGAGTGGGTTACTATATGGACACTCAGGAAAAGAAATTACGTTTACGCCTGGAAAGCACTGGTGTTAGAGTACAAAGAACTGGCGATAACTTAAAGCTAATCATGCCGGGTAATATAACCTTTGCCACGAATTCCGAGACTCTTAATAGTAATTTTTTTCCTATCCTCGATTCAGTTGCCATCATTTTTAAGGAATTTAAAGACACTAATATCGACATAGCCGGTTTCACCGACTCTACAGGCAGCGACCAATATAACCAGGAATTATCTGAACGCCGTGCCGCTAGTGTAGCCAATTATTTAATCAGCGCGGGGGTGGGCAGTAGCAGAATTCAATCCCGTGGCTTTGGCGAACGTTACCCCGTAGCATCAAATGATAGCGCAGCAGGACGCGAACAAAACCGTCGAGTAGAAATTAATATCCGACCTAAATAATTTTTTTTATTTAAGACACAAAAAAGGCCGCGAAAAGCGGCCTTTTTCGTCAAACACTAGCTCAATGCCAAGTATTTATTTCAACAAGCCCTGCAATAGACCATTCAGGTTATGTACAAACTCGGCAGGGTCATCTAACTGTCCGCCTTCGCTTAATACTGCCTGATCAAACAAAATACGGGTTAAATCAGCAAAGCGTGTATCGTCTTGCTCTTCTTTTAAGCGTAACACTAAAGCATGTTCTGGATTGATTTCAAACACTGGCTTAGTCGCACCCATACCAAACATATTCATATCCTGGCCCGCTTCTTTCATGATGCGTTCCATATTCAAGCTCATTGCGTCCTGCTCAGTCACCAGACAAGAAGGTGATGCCGTTAAACGATGGCTGATACGTACTTCACTTACTTTATCTTTTAACACATCTTTGATTTGCGTAATCACTGACTCAAAATCTTTAGATGTTTCTTCTTGTTCTTTTTTATCTTCTTCAGTATCGAATTTATCTAAGTCTAATTGACCTTTTGCAACTGATTGCAATACTTTACCATCAAAGTCATTCAGGTTAGAAACCAGCCATTCATCAACACGGTCTGATAATAATAGAACTTCTATACCTTTTTTACGGAAAATCTCTAGGT
Protein-coding sequences here:
- a CDS encoding bifunctional 4-hydroxy-2-oxoglutarate aldolase/2-dehydro-3-deoxy-phosphogluconate aldolase → MTINNWKVYPSEILNASPVMPVMVIQDAADAVPLARALMAGGIKVLEITLRTAAAMDSIKAISQEVEGAFVGAGTITTPEQLQAVADAGAVFAISPGLTPRLLAAANHSSIALIPGIATVSELMLGMEYGLDHFKFFPAEAAGGIPMLKGIAGPLPQITFCPTGGISPSNYNNYLVLKNVACVGGSWLVPADAVKNKDWDKVTALAKEAVANAKR
- the edd gene encoding phosphogluconate dehydratase gives rise to the protein MHSVVEEVTQKIIERSHVVRTLYLKHIDKAAEQGPHRSTLACGNLAHGFAACSTGDKADLASDKKANIAIISSYNDMLSAHEPYKDSPVLIKAAIKAAGGVAQFAGGVPAMCDGVTQGQPGMELSLFSRDVIAMSTAISLSHNMFDGGLYLGVCDKIVPGLLLGALSFGHLPAVFIPSGPMTSGITNKEKARTRQKYAEGKIGRKELLESESKSYHSPGTCTFYGTANSNQMMVEIMGLHLPGSSFINPYTPLRDELTKAAAEQVLKFTALGDDYRPLGRVIDEKAIVNAIVGLLATGGSTNHTMHIVAIARAAGIEVNWDDFDELSRAVPLLTRVYPNGPADINHFQAAGGMSVLITELLRGGYLHEDVLTVANNRGMADYSQEPKLIDGKLVWQKGPEASLDPEVIGSLEKPFAVGGGLHVMHGNLGRGISKVSAVSEDHQVVQAPAMVFDDQDEVLAAFHRGELERDFIIVLRYQGPKSNGMPELHKLTPLLGSLQDRGFKVAIVTDGRMSGASGKVPSAIHMCPECEDGGPLTKVRTGDVINLNTQTGEVNALVDAAEFAARQAEPNSAQEHHWGMGREMFGAFRVGASSAETGATNLFDEDNLFCRVDRV
- a CDS encoding TRAP transporter substrate-binding protein gives rise to the protein MKRRDFINKASVGALVAGSSVLVPGVAHAQAKFKWKMVTAWPKNFPGLGVGANLLAQLINEMSGGRIKVKVYGANELVPAFEVFDAVSKGTAQMGHSGAYYWKGKNEATQFFSSVPFGLTAQEMNAWLYYGGGMELWRELYAPFNLIPLAAGNTGVQMAGWFNREIKTVDDLKGLKMRIPGLGGEVLRRAGGTTVNIPGGELFTSLQSGALDATEWVGPYNDLAFGFYKVAKYYYYPGWHEPGSTLEAIINKQAFNELPADLQSIVTAACKAVNMDMLSDYTARNNQALETLVNKHGVQLKALPDDVLRKLKQLSEEVVLELANKDPMAKKIYTSFNQFRTQVSHWSALSEQAFLKARALV
- a CDS encoding OmpA family protein, which encodes MKKLTSIILAAALTTGCVIDPYTGEEKVSNTAWGTGIGAGAGAATGAAIGAIAGGGKGAALGAGIGAGVGAATGAGVGYYMDTQEKKLRLRLESTGVRVQRTGDNLKLIMPGNITFATNSETLNSNFFPILDSVAIIFKEFKDTNIDIAGFTDSTGSDQYNQELSERRAASVANYLISAGVGSSRIQSRGFGERYPVASNDSAAGREQNRRVEINIRPK